One window from the genome of Chaetodon trifascialis isolate fChaTrf1 chromosome 20, fChaTrf1.hap1, whole genome shotgun sequence encodes:
- the kmt5aa gene encoding N-lysine methyltransferase KMT5A-A translates to MNGEIVCNSHSVTVLSCTKSISPVHDEKVIKLTQEGRGSPICCQQSDAQRQGEGRRTNAISTTPKEPKTELPEVESSYSQRPPCWPDEQLFCSQTRRRSPPDLPLPLSNSLSHAPLHANNSSALRSHQRRGVRLKVKGKKSTLRIAGGKNSQNRKVTDYYPIRRSSRRSKTELKCEEKKHIDDLITNGIEEGMEVQHIEGKGRAVFATRCFQKGEYVVEYHGDLLQITDAKKREAEYAQNPATGCYMYYFQYLCKTYCVDATKETGRMGRLINHSKNGNCQTKLHDISGVPHLILVASRDIDEGEELLYDYGDRSKASIAAHPWLKY, encoded by the exons ATGAACGGG GAGATTGTATGCAACAGCCATTCAGTCACTGTCTTAAGCTGCACCAAGTCCATATCACCAGTTCACGATGAAAAGGTGATTAAGCTGACACAGGAGGGAAGGGGCTCTCCGATATGCTGCCAGCAGAGTGATGCTCAGAGGCAGGGAGAGG GCCGGAGAACAAACGCCATCAGCACCACACCAAAAGAGCCAAAGACAGAACTCCcagaggtggagagcagctaCAGCCAGCGTCCACCCTGCTGGCCAGACGAGCAGCTCTTCTGCTCTCAGACCCGCCGTCGCTCCCCTCCCGATCTCCCCCTGCCCCTCAGCAACAGCTTATCTCACGCGCCCCTCCACGCCAACAACAGCAGCGCTCTGCGCAGCCACCAGCGGAGAGGAGTCCGCCTCAAGGTCAAAGGAAAGAAATCCACGCTGAGAAT TGCAGGAGGCAAAAACTCCCAAAACCGCAAAGTTACTGACTATTATCCAATAAGACGCAGCTCAAGAAGAAGTAAAACAGAGCTCAAG TGTGAAGAAAAGAAGCACATCGATGATCTCATCACAAACGGAATAGAGGAAGGAATGGAG GTGCAGCATATCGAGGGAAAGGGCAGAGCGGTGTTTGCCACTCGCTGTTTCCAGAAAGGCGAGTACGTGGTGGAGTACCACGGAGACCTGCTGCAGATCACCGACGCCAAGAAGAGGGAGGCCGAATACGCTCAGAACCCTGCAACTGGCTGCTACATGTACTACTTCCAGTACCTCTGCAAAACTTACTG CGTGGACGCCACAAAAGAGACGGGTCGAATGGGTCGGCTCATCAATCACAGCAAAAACGGAAACTGCCAAACCAAACTCCACGACATCAGCGGCGTCCCTCACCTCATCCTGGTCGCCTCTCGAGACATCGACGagggcgaggagctgctgtatGACTATGGGGACCGCAGCAAAGCCTCCATCGCAGCTCACCCCTGGCTCAAATACTGA
- the rilpl1 gene encoding RILP-like protein 1 isoform X2, whose amino-acid sequence MEDSGSALEKNVADLTVMDVYDIAAVVGQEFERIIDQYGCEALSRLMPKVVRVLEILEVMVSRSSISPETEELRLELDKLRLERLDRLEKEKKHRKELELVEDVWRGEAQDLLTQIAQLQEENKSLLTNLSNKDPMSEEDLQRHEGMTERERQVMKKLKEVVDKQRDEIRAKDRELTLKNEDIEALQQQQSRLMKINHDLRHKISVVEAQGKALIEQKVELEAGAQARGQEVGALRQEVTRLRERLQGDLPVQNPEEPPPQPPSPAEEALCEEETGGLDPKDPNRPRFTLQELRDVLHERNELKAKVFLLQEELAYYKSDETEDELVTPSPSPSPELRTRSRSSAQPESGIKRLFSFFSRDKQRSSQRSAPFDAGLGSWAGKDDVYTEQAQEALQHM is encoded by the exons ATGGAGGACTCCGGCTCGGCCCTGGAGAAGAATGTGGCTGACCTCACGGTCATGGACGTGTACGACATCGCCGCGGTGGTGGGTCAGGAGTTCGAGCGGATCATAGACCAGTACGGCTGCGAGGCTCTGTCCAGGCTGATGCCCAAAGTGGTGCGGGTGCTGGAGATCCTGGAGGTGATGGTGAGCCGCAGCAGCATCAGCCCGGAGACCGAGGAGCTGCGGCTAGAGCTGGACAAGCTGCGGCTGGAGCGCCTCGACCggctggagaaggagaagaagcacCGGAAG gagctggagctggtggaggacgTCTGGAGGGGAGAAGCTCAGGACCTCCTCACCCAGATCGcccagctgcaggaggagaacaaaagcctcctcaccaaccTGTCCAACAAAGACCCCATGAGTGAGGAAGACCTGCAGAGGCAtgagg GTatgacggagagagagaggcaggtgatgaagaagctgaaggaagTGGTGGACAAGCAGCGAGACGAGATTCGAGCCAAGGACCGAGAGCTCACGCTGAAGAACGAGGACATAGAAGCA ctccagcagcagcagtctcgCCTCATGAAAATCAACCACGACCTGCGACATAAAATCTCTGTGGTGGAGGCACAAGGGAAGGCGCTGATCGAACAGAAGGTGGAACTGGAGGCCGGCGCTCAGGCGCGGGGGCAGGAAGTCGGTGCCCTTCGGCAGGAAGTCACACGCCTGAGAGAACGACTTCAAGGAGACCTGCCGGTCCAGAACCCTGAGGAACCTCCACCTCAGCCCCCCTCACCTGCAGAG GAGGCGCTGTGCGAGGAGGAGACGGGAGGCCTGGACCCAAAGGACCCCAACCGGCCCCGGTTCACCCTGCAGGAGCTGAGGGACGTCCTCCACGAGAGGAACGAGCTCAAGGCCAAGGTcttcctgctgcaggaggagctggcctACTACAAAAG TGATGAGACAGAAGACGAGCTCGTCACTCCCAGTCCGTCTCCTTCGCCTGAGCTGAGGACTCGCTCTCGGTCTTCTGCCCAGCCAGAGTCGGGAATCAAACGCCT GTTTAGTTTCTTCTCGCGTGACAAACAGCGGAGCTCGCAGAGGAGCGCGCCGTTCGACGCCGGCCTCGGCTCGTGGGCAGGGAAGGACGACGTGTACACGGAGCAAGCCCAGGAGGCGTTACAGCACATGTAG
- the rilpl1 gene encoding RILP-like protein 1 isoform X7, producing MEDSGSALEKNVADLTVMDVYDIAAVVGQEFERIIDQYGCEALSRLMPKVVRVLEILEVMVSRSSISPETEELRLELDKLRLERLDRLEKEKKHRKELELVEDVWRGEAQDLLTQIAQLQEENKSLLTNLSNKDPMSEEDLQRHEGMTERERQVMKKLKEVVDKQRDEIRAKDRELTLKNEDIEALQQQQSRLMKINHDLRHKISVVEAQGKALIEQKVELEAGAQARGQEVGALRQEVTRLRERLQGDLPVQNPEEPPPQPPSPAERGKAAAVVVGAEGWSDRHDPSELVLGGFDPSLQPLPGSLSPGGHEDGDEEAEDEAVLLWEAMCDEDMPAVFQYFTKEALCEEETGGLDPKDPNRPRFTLQELRDVLHERNELKAKVFLLQEELAYYKSDETEDELVTPSPSPSPELRTRSRSSAQPESGIKRLFSFFSRDKQRSSQRSAPFDAGLGSWAGKDDVYTEQAQEALQHM from the exons ATGGAGGACTCCGGCTCGGCCCTGGAGAAGAATGTGGCTGACCTCACGGTCATGGACGTGTACGACATCGCCGCGGTGGTGGGTCAGGAGTTCGAGCGGATCATAGACCAGTACGGCTGCGAGGCTCTGTCCAGGCTGATGCCCAAAGTGGTGCGGGTGCTGGAGATCCTGGAGGTGATGGTGAGCCGCAGCAGCATCAGCCCGGAGACCGAGGAGCTGCGGCTAGAGCTGGACAAGCTGCGGCTGGAGCGCCTCGACCggctggagaaggagaagaagcacCGGAAG gagctggagctggtggaggacgTCTGGAGGGGAGAAGCTCAGGACCTCCTCACCCAGATCGcccagctgcaggaggagaacaaaagcctcctcaccaaccTGTCCAACAAAGACCCCATGAGTGAGGAAGACCTGCAGAGGCAtgagg GTatgacggagagagagaggcaggtgatgaagaagctgaaggaagTGGTGGACAAGCAGCGAGACGAGATTCGAGCCAAGGACCGAGAGCTCACGCTGAAGAACGAGGACATAGAAGCA ctccagcagcagcagtctcgCCTCATGAAAATCAACCACGACCTGCGACATAAAATCTCTGTGGTGGAGGCACAAGGGAAGGCGCTGATCGAACAGAAGGTGGAACTGGAGGCCGGCGCTCAGGCGCGGGGGCAGGAAGTCGGTGCCCTTCGGCAGGAAGTCACACGCCTGAGAGAACGACTTCAAGGAGACCTGCCGGTCCAGAACCCTGAGGAACCTCCACCTCAGCCCCCCTCACCTGCAGAG CGTGGtaaagctgctgcagtggtggTGGGGGCTGAGGGCTGGTCAGACAGACATGACCCCTCTGAGCTGGTGCTGGGTGGGTTTGACCCCTCCCTGCAGCCCCTGCCTGGTTCCCTCAGCCCGGGGGGACACGAGGACGGggatgaggaggctgaggaCGAGGCAGTGTTGCTTTGG GAGGCGATGTGCGATGAGGACATGCCTGCTGTGTTCCAATATTTTACCAAG GAGGCGCTGTGCGAGGAGGAGACGGGAGGCCTGGACCCAAAGGACCCCAACCGGCCCCGGTTCACCCTGCAGGAGCTGAGGGACGTCCTCCACGAGAGGAACGAGCTCAAGGCCAAGGTcttcctgctgcaggaggagctggcctACTACAAAAG TGATGAGACAGAAGACGAGCTCGTCACTCCCAGTCCGTCTCCTTCGCCTGAGCTGAGGACTCGCTCTCGGTCTTCTGCCCAGCCAGAGTCGGGAATCAAACGCCT GTTTAGTTTCTTCTCGCGTGACAAACAGCGGAGCTCGCAGAGGAGCGCGCCGTTCGACGCCGGCCTCGGCTCGTGGGCAGGGAAGGACGACGTGTACACGGAGCAAGCCCAGGAGGCGTTACAGCACATGTAG
- the rilpl1 gene encoding RILP-like protein 1 isoform X1 encodes MEDSGSALEKNVADLTVMDVYDIAAVVGQEFERIIDQYGCEALSRLMPKVVRVLEILEVMVSRSSISPETEELRLELDKLRLERLDRLEKEKKHRKELELVEDVWRGEAQDLLTQIAQLQEENKSLLTNLSNKDPMSEEDLQRHEAGMTERERQVMKKLKEVVDKQRDEIRAKDRELTLKNEDIEALQQQQSRLMKINHDLRHKISVVEAQGKALIEQKVELEAGAQARGQEVGALRQEVTRLRERLQGDLPVQNPEEPPPQPPSPAEEALCEEETGGLDPKDPNRPRFTLQELRDVLHERNELKAKVFLLQEELAYYKSDETEDELVTPSPSPSPELRTRSRSSAQPESGIKRLFSFFSRDKQRSSQRSAPFDAGLGSWAGKDDVYTEQAQEALQHM; translated from the exons ATGGAGGACTCCGGCTCGGCCCTGGAGAAGAATGTGGCTGACCTCACGGTCATGGACGTGTACGACATCGCCGCGGTGGTGGGTCAGGAGTTCGAGCGGATCATAGACCAGTACGGCTGCGAGGCTCTGTCCAGGCTGATGCCCAAAGTGGTGCGGGTGCTGGAGATCCTGGAGGTGATGGTGAGCCGCAGCAGCATCAGCCCGGAGACCGAGGAGCTGCGGCTAGAGCTGGACAAGCTGCGGCTGGAGCGCCTCGACCggctggagaaggagaagaagcacCGGAAG gagctggagctggtggaggacgTCTGGAGGGGAGAAGCTCAGGACCTCCTCACCCAGATCGcccagctgcaggaggagaacaaaagcctcctcaccaaccTGTCCAACAAAGACCCCATGAGTGAGGAAGACCTGCAGAGGCAtgagg CAGGTatgacggagagagagaggcaggtgatgaagaagctgaaggaagTGGTGGACAAGCAGCGAGACGAGATTCGAGCCAAGGACCGAGAGCTCACGCTGAAGAACGAGGACATAGAAGCA ctccagcagcagcagtctcgCCTCATGAAAATCAACCACGACCTGCGACATAAAATCTCTGTGGTGGAGGCACAAGGGAAGGCGCTGATCGAACAGAAGGTGGAACTGGAGGCCGGCGCTCAGGCGCGGGGGCAGGAAGTCGGTGCCCTTCGGCAGGAAGTCACACGCCTGAGAGAACGACTTCAAGGAGACCTGCCGGTCCAGAACCCTGAGGAACCTCCACCTCAGCCCCCCTCACCTGCAGAG GAGGCGCTGTGCGAGGAGGAGACGGGAGGCCTGGACCCAAAGGACCCCAACCGGCCCCGGTTCACCCTGCAGGAGCTGAGGGACGTCCTCCACGAGAGGAACGAGCTCAAGGCCAAGGTcttcctgctgcaggaggagctggcctACTACAAAAG TGATGAGACAGAAGACGAGCTCGTCACTCCCAGTCCGTCTCCTTCGCCTGAGCTGAGGACTCGCTCTCGGTCTTCTGCCCAGCCAGAGTCGGGAATCAAACGCCT GTTTAGTTTCTTCTCGCGTGACAAACAGCGGAGCTCGCAGAGGAGCGCGCCGTTCGACGCCGGCCTCGGCTCGTGGGCAGGGAAGGACGACGTGTACACGGAGCAAGCCCAGGAGGCGTTACAGCACATGTAG
- the rilpl1 gene encoding RILP-like protein 1 isoform X5 translates to MEDSGSALEKNVADLTVMDVYDIAAVVGQEFERIIDQYGCEALSRLMPKVVRVLEILEVMVSRSSISPETEELRLELDKLRLERLDRLEKEKKHRKELELVEDVWRGEAQDLLTQIAQLQEENKSLLTNLSNKDPMSEEDLQRHEGMTERERQVMKKLKEVVDKQRDEIRAKDRELTLKNEDIEALQQQQSRLMKINHDLRHKISVVEAQGKALIEQKVELEAGAQARGQEVGALRQEVTRLRERLQGDLPVQNPEEPPPQPPSPAEEALCEEETGGLDPKDPNRPRFTLQELRDVLHERNELKAKVFLLQEELAYYKSDETEDELVTPSPSPSPELRTRSRSSAQPESGIKRLIFTAIMPMVAAGLIPDDPTLQPIRRLVSLV, encoded by the exons ATGGAGGACTCCGGCTCGGCCCTGGAGAAGAATGTGGCTGACCTCACGGTCATGGACGTGTACGACATCGCCGCGGTGGTGGGTCAGGAGTTCGAGCGGATCATAGACCAGTACGGCTGCGAGGCTCTGTCCAGGCTGATGCCCAAAGTGGTGCGGGTGCTGGAGATCCTGGAGGTGATGGTGAGCCGCAGCAGCATCAGCCCGGAGACCGAGGAGCTGCGGCTAGAGCTGGACAAGCTGCGGCTGGAGCGCCTCGACCggctggagaaggagaagaagcacCGGAAG gagctggagctggtggaggacgTCTGGAGGGGAGAAGCTCAGGACCTCCTCACCCAGATCGcccagctgcaggaggagaacaaaagcctcctcaccaaccTGTCCAACAAAGACCCCATGAGTGAGGAAGACCTGCAGAGGCAtgagg GTatgacggagagagagaggcaggtgatgaagaagctgaaggaagTGGTGGACAAGCAGCGAGACGAGATTCGAGCCAAGGACCGAGAGCTCACGCTGAAGAACGAGGACATAGAAGCA ctccagcagcagcagtctcgCCTCATGAAAATCAACCACGACCTGCGACATAAAATCTCTGTGGTGGAGGCACAAGGGAAGGCGCTGATCGAACAGAAGGTGGAACTGGAGGCCGGCGCTCAGGCGCGGGGGCAGGAAGTCGGTGCCCTTCGGCAGGAAGTCACACGCCTGAGAGAACGACTTCAAGGAGACCTGCCGGTCCAGAACCCTGAGGAACCTCCACCTCAGCCCCCCTCACCTGCAGAG GAGGCGCTGTGCGAGGAGGAGACGGGAGGCCTGGACCCAAAGGACCCCAACCGGCCCCGGTTCACCCTGCAGGAGCTGAGGGACGTCCTCCACGAGAGGAACGAGCTCAAGGCCAAGGTcttcctgctgcaggaggagctggcctACTACAAAAG TGATGAGACAGAAGACGAGCTCGTCACTCCCAGTCCGTCTCCTTCGCCTGAGCTGAGGACTCGCTCTCGGTCTTCTGCCCAGCCAGAGTCGGGAATCAAACGCCT GATCTTCACAGCCATTATGCCGATGGTGGCGGCTGGTTTGATCCCAGATGACCCCACTTTACAGCCAATCAGACGTCTCGTATCGCTT GTTTAG
- the rilpl1 gene encoding RILP-like protein 1 isoform X3 — translation MEDSGSALEKNVADLTVMDVYDIAAVVGQEFERIIDQYGCEALSRLMPKVVRVLEILEVMVSRSSISPETEELRLELDKLRLERLDRLEKEKKHRKELELVEDVWRGEAQDLLTQIAQLQEENKSLLTNLSNKDPMSEEDLQRHEAGMTERERQVMKKLKEVVDKQRDEIRAKDRELTLKNEDIEALQQQQSRLMKINHDLRHKISVVEAQGKALIEQKVELEAGAQARGQEVGALRQEVTRLRERLQGDLPVQNPEEPPPQPPSPAEEALCEEETGGLDPKDPNRPRFTLQELRDVLHERNELKAKVFLLQEELAYYKSDETEDELVTPSPSPSPELRTRSRSSAQPESGIKRLIFTAIMPMVAAGLIPDDPTLQPIRRLVSLV, via the exons ATGGAGGACTCCGGCTCGGCCCTGGAGAAGAATGTGGCTGACCTCACGGTCATGGACGTGTACGACATCGCCGCGGTGGTGGGTCAGGAGTTCGAGCGGATCATAGACCAGTACGGCTGCGAGGCTCTGTCCAGGCTGATGCCCAAAGTGGTGCGGGTGCTGGAGATCCTGGAGGTGATGGTGAGCCGCAGCAGCATCAGCCCGGAGACCGAGGAGCTGCGGCTAGAGCTGGACAAGCTGCGGCTGGAGCGCCTCGACCggctggagaaggagaagaagcacCGGAAG gagctggagctggtggaggacgTCTGGAGGGGAGAAGCTCAGGACCTCCTCACCCAGATCGcccagctgcaggaggagaacaaaagcctcctcaccaaccTGTCCAACAAAGACCCCATGAGTGAGGAAGACCTGCAGAGGCAtgagg CAGGTatgacggagagagagaggcaggtgatgaagaagctgaaggaagTGGTGGACAAGCAGCGAGACGAGATTCGAGCCAAGGACCGAGAGCTCACGCTGAAGAACGAGGACATAGAAGCA ctccagcagcagcagtctcgCCTCATGAAAATCAACCACGACCTGCGACATAAAATCTCTGTGGTGGAGGCACAAGGGAAGGCGCTGATCGAACAGAAGGTGGAACTGGAGGCCGGCGCTCAGGCGCGGGGGCAGGAAGTCGGTGCCCTTCGGCAGGAAGTCACACGCCTGAGAGAACGACTTCAAGGAGACCTGCCGGTCCAGAACCCTGAGGAACCTCCACCTCAGCCCCCCTCACCTGCAGAG GAGGCGCTGTGCGAGGAGGAGACGGGAGGCCTGGACCCAAAGGACCCCAACCGGCCCCGGTTCACCCTGCAGGAGCTGAGGGACGTCCTCCACGAGAGGAACGAGCTCAAGGCCAAGGTcttcctgctgcaggaggagctggcctACTACAAAAG TGATGAGACAGAAGACGAGCTCGTCACTCCCAGTCCGTCTCCTTCGCCTGAGCTGAGGACTCGCTCTCGGTCTTCTGCCCAGCCAGAGTCGGGAATCAAACGCCT GATCTTCACAGCCATTATGCCGATGGTGGCGGCTGGTTTGATCCCAGATGACCCCACTTTACAGCCAATCAGACGTCTCGTATCGCTT GTTTAG
- the rilpl1 gene encoding RILP-like protein 1 isoform X4, which produces MEDSGSALEKNVADLTVMDVYDIAAVVGQEFERIIDQYGCEALSRLMPKVVRVLEILEVMVSRSSISPETEELRLELDKLRLERLDRLEKEKKHRKELELVEDVWRGEAQDLLTQIAQLQEENKSLLTNLSNKDPMSEEDLQRHEAGMTERERQVMKKLKEVVDKQRDEIRAKDRELTLKNEDIEALQQQQSRLMKINHDLRHKISVVEAQGKALIEQKVELEAGAQARGQEVGALRQEVTRLRERLQGDLPVQNPEEPPPQPPSPAEEALCEEETGGLDPKDPNRPRFTLQELRDVLHERNELKAKVFLLQEELAYYKSDETEDELVTPSPSPSPELRTRSRSSAQPESGIKRLIFTAIMPMVAAGLIPDDPTLQPIRRLVSLV; this is translated from the exons ATGGAGGACTCCGGCTCGGCCCTGGAGAAGAATGTGGCTGACCTCACGGTCATGGACGTGTACGACATCGCCGCGGTGGTGGGTCAGGAGTTCGAGCGGATCATAGACCAGTACGGCTGCGAGGCTCTGTCCAGGCTGATGCCCAAAGTGGTGCGGGTGCTGGAGATCCTGGAGGTGATGGTGAGCCGCAGCAGCATCAGCCCGGAGACCGAGGAGCTGCGGCTAGAGCTGGACAAGCTGCGGCTGGAGCGCCTCGACCggctggagaaggagaagaagcacCGGAAG gagctggagctggtggaggacgTCTGGAGGGGAGAAGCTCAGGACCTCCTCACCCAGATCGcccagctgcaggaggagaacaaaagcctcctcaccaaccTGTCCAACAAAGACCCCATGAGTGAGGAAGACCTGCAGAGGCAtgagg CAGGTatgacggagagagagaggcaggtgatgaagaagctgaaggaagTGGTGGACAAGCAGCGAGACGAGATTCGAGCCAAGGACCGAGAGCTCACGCTGAAGAACGAGGACATAGAAGCA ctccagcagcagcagtctcgCCTCATGAAAATCAACCACGACCTGCGACATAAAATCTCTGTGGTGGAGGCACAAGGGAAGGCGCTGATCGAACAGAAGGTGGAACTGGAGGCCGGCGCTCAGGCGCGGGGGCAGGAAGTCGGTGCCCTTCGGCAGGAAGTCACACGCCTGAGAGAACGACTTCAAGGAGACCTGCCGGTCCAGAACCCTGAGGAACCTCCACCTCAGCCCCCCTCACCTGCAGAG GAGGCGCTGTGCGAGGAGGAGACGGGAGGCCTGGACCCAAAGGACCCCAACCGGCCCCGGTTCACCCTGCAGGAGCTGAGGGACGTCCTCCACGAGAGGAACGAGCTCAAGGCCAAGGTcttcctgctgcaggaggagctggcctACTACAAAAG TGATGAGACAGAAGACGAGCTCGTCACTCCCAGTCCGTCTCCTTCGCCTGAGCTGAGGACTCGCTCTCGGTCTTCTGCCCAGCCAGAGTCGGGAATCAAACGCCT GATCTTCACAGCCATTATGCCGATGGTGGCGGCTGGTTTGATCCCAGATGACCCCACTTTACAGCCAATCAGACGTCTCGTATCGCTTGTATGA
- the rilpl1 gene encoding RILP-like protein 1 isoform X8, whose protein sequence is MEDSGSALEKNVADLTVMDVYDIAAVVGQEFERIIDQYGCEALSRLMPKVVRVLEILEVMVSRSSISPETEELRLELDKLRLERLDRLEKEKKHRKELELVEDVWRGEAQDLLTQIAQLQEENKSLLTNLSNKDPMSEEDLQRHEGMTERERQVMKKLKEVVDKQRDEIRAKDRELTLKNEDIEALQQQQSRLMKINHDLRHKISVVEAQGKALIEQKVELEAGAQARGQEVGALRQEVTRLRERLQGDLPVQNPEEPPPQPPSPAEALCEEETGGLDPKDPNRPRFTLQELRDVLHERNELKAKVFLLQEELAYYKSDETEDELVTPSPSPSPELRTRSRSSAQPESGIKRLIFTAIMPMVAAGLIPDDPTLQPIRRLVSLV, encoded by the exons ATGGAGGACTCCGGCTCGGCCCTGGAGAAGAATGTGGCTGACCTCACGGTCATGGACGTGTACGACATCGCCGCGGTGGTGGGTCAGGAGTTCGAGCGGATCATAGACCAGTACGGCTGCGAGGCTCTGTCCAGGCTGATGCCCAAAGTGGTGCGGGTGCTGGAGATCCTGGAGGTGATGGTGAGCCGCAGCAGCATCAGCCCGGAGACCGAGGAGCTGCGGCTAGAGCTGGACAAGCTGCGGCTGGAGCGCCTCGACCggctggagaaggagaagaagcacCGGAAG gagctggagctggtggaggacgTCTGGAGGGGAGAAGCTCAGGACCTCCTCACCCAGATCGcccagctgcaggaggagaacaaaagcctcctcaccaaccTGTCCAACAAAGACCCCATGAGTGAGGAAGACCTGCAGAGGCAtgagg GTatgacggagagagagaggcaggtgatgaagaagctgaaggaagTGGTGGACAAGCAGCGAGACGAGATTCGAGCCAAGGACCGAGAGCTCACGCTGAAGAACGAGGACATAGAAGCA ctccagcagcagcagtctcgCCTCATGAAAATCAACCACGACCTGCGACATAAAATCTCTGTGGTGGAGGCACAAGGGAAGGCGCTGATCGAACAGAAGGTGGAACTGGAGGCCGGCGCTCAGGCGCGGGGGCAGGAAGTCGGTGCCCTTCGGCAGGAAGTCACACGCCTGAGAGAACGACTTCAAGGAGACCTGCCGGTCCAGAACCCTGAGGAACCTCCACCTCAGCCCCCCTCACCTGCAGAG GCGCTGTGCGAGGAGGAGACGGGAGGCCTGGACCCAAAGGACCCCAACCGGCCCCGGTTCACCCTGCAGGAGCTGAGGGACGTCCTCCACGAGAGGAACGAGCTCAAGGCCAAGGTcttcctgctgcaggaggagctggcctACTACAAAAG TGATGAGACAGAAGACGAGCTCGTCACTCCCAGTCCGTCTCCTTCGCCTGAGCTGAGGACTCGCTCTCGGTCTTCTGCCCAGCCAGAGTCGGGAATCAAACGCCT GATCTTCACAGCCATTATGCCGATGGTGGCGGCTGGTTTGATCCCAGATGACCCCACTTTACAGCCAATCAGACGTCTCGTATCGCTTGTATGA
- the rilpl1 gene encoding RILP-like protein 1 isoform X6 — translation MEDSGSALEKNVADLTVMDVYDIAAVVGQEFERIIDQYGCEALSRLMPKVVRVLEILEVMVSRSSISPETEELRLELDKLRLERLDRLEKEKKHRKELELVEDVWRGEAQDLLTQIAQLQEENKSLLTNLSNKDPMSEEDLQRHEAGMTERERQVMKKLKEVVDKQRDEIRAKDRELTLKNEDIEALQQQQSRLMKINHDLRHKISVVEAQGKALIEQKVELEAGAQARGQEVGALRQEVTRLRERLQGDLPVQNPEEPPPQPPSPAERGKAAAVVVGAEGWSDRHDPSELVLGGFDPSLQPLPGSLSPGGHEDGDEEAEDEAVLLWVMQKC, via the exons ATGGAGGACTCCGGCTCGGCCCTGGAGAAGAATGTGGCTGACCTCACGGTCATGGACGTGTACGACATCGCCGCGGTGGTGGGTCAGGAGTTCGAGCGGATCATAGACCAGTACGGCTGCGAGGCTCTGTCCAGGCTGATGCCCAAAGTGGTGCGGGTGCTGGAGATCCTGGAGGTGATGGTGAGCCGCAGCAGCATCAGCCCGGAGACCGAGGAGCTGCGGCTAGAGCTGGACAAGCTGCGGCTGGAGCGCCTCGACCggctggagaaggagaagaagcacCGGAAG gagctggagctggtggaggacgTCTGGAGGGGAGAAGCTCAGGACCTCCTCACCCAGATCGcccagctgcaggaggagaacaaaagcctcctcaccaaccTGTCCAACAAAGACCCCATGAGTGAGGAAGACCTGCAGAGGCAtgagg CAGGTatgacggagagagagaggcaggtgatgaagaagctgaaggaagTGGTGGACAAGCAGCGAGACGAGATTCGAGCCAAGGACCGAGAGCTCACGCTGAAGAACGAGGACATAGAAGCA ctccagcagcagcagtctcgCCTCATGAAAATCAACCACGACCTGCGACATAAAATCTCTGTGGTGGAGGCACAAGGGAAGGCGCTGATCGAACAGAAGGTGGAACTGGAGGCCGGCGCTCAGGCGCGGGGGCAGGAAGTCGGTGCCCTTCGGCAGGAAGTCACACGCCTGAGAGAACGACTTCAAGGAGACCTGCCGGTCCAGAACCCTGAGGAACCTCCACCTCAGCCCCCCTCACCTGCAGAG CGTGGtaaagctgctgcagtggtggTGGGGGCTGAGGGCTGGTCAGACAGACATGACCCCTCTGAGCTGGTGCTGGGTGGGTTTGACCCCTCCCTGCAGCCCCTGCCTGGTTCCCTCAGCCCGGGGGGACACGAGGACGGggatgaggaggctgaggaCGAGGCAGTGTTGCTTTGGGTAATGCAGAAGTGCTAG